DNA sequence from the Candidatus Sysuiplasma acidicola genome:
CTGGACGAATTCTTTATCCCATCCCGCGATTCAAGGTTCATGACAGATCGTCATCTGAACGGGCATGACCGCAGCAACCTCATACTCAAATGGTCTGGAAGGAACGAGCCTGCAATTGAAATACATTCTGGCGATACCGTCACGTTTGATCTCCCGGATGCCTCCACTGATCAGATAAAGCCGGGCGCGACTGTCGCCGGAATTTCCACGCGTGACGGCTCACTGACCGATGCGGCTGTCGGGCCTGTGTTAGTAAAGGAGGCAAAGAAGGGGGACATGCTGTGTGCGGAAATACTGGACATCAAATGCGGCAACTGGGGATGGAGCATGGTGTCTAACGACTTCGGCCTCCTCCATGATCTGTTCAGCGAGACGAAGATGTATTACTGGTCCATCGACGGAGGGATGGCGAGACCGATGAACGGCGCATTCCTGAAGGGCATATCTCTGAGAACGAAACCATTTCTTGGAGTAATGGGCGTGGCTCCGGGAGGCGATGCGGAATACGATCTAATCCCTCCGCAGTATTTCGGCGGAAACATGGACAACAGGCGTGTGCGCAGGGGGAGCAAGGTGTACTTCCCTGTCAACGTGGACGGCGGACTCTTTGCCACTGCTGATCCGCATGCCCTCCAGGGCGACGGAG
Encoded proteins:
- a CDS encoding acetamidase/formamidase family protein, giving the protein MTDRHLNGHDRSNLILKWSGRNEPAIEIHSGDTVTFDLPDASTDQIKPGATVAGISTRDGSLTDAAVGPVLVKEAKKGDMLCAEILDIKCGNWGWSMVSNDFGLLHDLFSETKMYYWSIDGGMARPMNGAFLKGISLRTKPFLGVMGVAPGGDAEYDLIPPQYFGGNMDNRRVRRGSKVYFPVNVDGGLFATADPHALQGDGEVCGTSIEMPARVRIRLTVEEGNAGIGAPLVVSRESREEGTVFSTSGISHDIYQASRSAVIQMVDVIHSAGVDRAEAYMLCSLTGSLHISEIVDMPNVNVCFSMDASVLRKLGLDL